GCCTTTCCTGTTCCAGTCGCTGCCGCAGGCCTGGAAGGTGCTGGACGGCCCGGTGGCGAAGAAGCTGGACGATGCGTCGAAGACCAAGGGTCTGGTGCTGCTGGCGATGTGGGACAACGGCATCCGCCACACCTCCAACAATGTCCACCCGATCGCCAAGCCGGAGGATCTGGCGGGCGTGAAGATCCGCACCCCGCCGGATCCGATGACCGTGGACATCTTCAAGGCGCTGGGCGCCAACCCGACGCCGCTGGCCTTCTCCGAACTCTACATCGCGCTCCAGCAGGGCGTGGTCGACGGGCAGGAGAACCCGCTGATGAACATCCACTCCTCCAAGCTCTTCGAGGTGCAGAAATACATCTCGCTGACCGGCCACAAGTATGAGGCGACGCCGCTGCTGGCCAGCAAGATGGTGTTCGACACCCTGTCGAAGGCCGACCAGAAGGCGGTGCTGGAGGCGGCGGCGGAGGCCGGCAAGCTGAACCGCGAGATGTCCGCCAAGGCCGACCAGGAGCTGCGGTCGAAGATGGAGGACGCGGGCGTCAAGTTCAACACGGTCGATCCGGCGCCCTTCGTCGCCAAGACCAAGCCGGTCTACGACAAGTGGGAGAAGCAGTTCCCCGAGCTGGTGGCGCTGGTCCGCAAGGAGGCTGCGGCCGGGGCTGCGCCGTGATGGCGGTGTCCCACGACCGGGAGCATGGGGTGGCGGGATTTCCCGCCACCCTTCTCCAGGCGGCCGACGCCGCGATCTTCGTCGCTGCCGCCGCCGTGTCGATCCTGTCGCTGGTCGTGCTGTTCCTGTCGCTGGGGGGCGAGGTCGTGGTCCGCTACCTGACCACCCAGGGAATGGGCTGGCCGTCCGAGATGCCGAACCTGCTGTTCCCCTGGCTGGTGATGGGCGGCGTGGTCGTGGCGGCGCAGAAGGGCGCGCATATCTCGGTCACGCTGCTGCTCGACATGCTTCCGCGCAGGGCGTCGCGGGCGCTGCTGCTGGCGATGCAGCTCCTGGTCGCGGCGACTTTCTTCTATCTCGCCTATATCGGCCTCGCCGTCATCGAGATCACCGGCAGCGAGGTCTACCCGGTGACGGGCGTCAGCGCCCGCTGGGCCTATCTGGCGCTGATCGCCGGCTTCGTCGGGGTGGGGCTGACCGCCGTCACCACCTTCCTGCGCCTGCTGATCACCGAGGATCCGCGGTCCGTCCGCGCCCATGTGTCGGAGGAAGAGCTATGACCGTCGTGATGGTCGCCGTCTTCGCCGTTCTTCTGCTTCTCTCATTCCCCGTCGGCTATGCGCTGGTCATCAGTTCGGGGGCCGCCGTGATGACGATGGGCTCCGTCCCTTCCGTCATCGCGGTCATCAAGCTGTTCCAGCCGACCCAGAGCTTCCCGCTGCTGGCGATCCCGTTCTTCATCCTGTCCGGCGCGCTGATGATGAGCGGCACGCTGGGCCAGAAGCTGGTTCGCTTCGCCGCGGCGCTGGTCGGGCGCTTCCACGGCGGGCTGGCGCAGGTCACCGTCGTCGGCTCCACCATCTTCGGCGGCGTGTCCGGCTCCGCCGTGGCCGAGGCGTCGGCGCTCGGCTCCATGCTGATCCCCTGGCAGAAGCGCGAGGGCTATCCTGCGGCGTTCGGCGCCGCGGCGACCGCCTCGTCGTCGGTGATCGCCGGGCTGATCCCGCCGTCGATCCCGCTGATCCTCTATGCCGCGGTGTCGAACGCCTCCATCGCCTCGCTGTTCCTCGCCGGCATCCTGCCGGGCCTGATGCTGGCCGGCGGCATGATGGTCGTCTGCTATGTCAGCGGCCGCATGCGCAATTTCCCCCTGCTGAAGAGCGAGGGCGGTCTGCGGGCGCTGGGGATGGCAACCGTCACGGCGCTGCCGGCGCTGCTGATGCCGGCCTTCATCCTGGTGCTGCTGCGCTTCGGCATCGCCACCCCGACCGAGGTCAGCGTCATCGCCGTCGCCTACGCCCTGCTGGTCAGCGTGCTGATCTACCGCGACCTGACGGTGAAGCGCATCTATGCCGCGCTGCTGGCCACGGTGGTGACCACGGGCGTGGTCATGCTGGTCATCGCCGCCTCGAACCTCGTCGGCTATGTGCTGATCACCGAAGCGATCCCGAACGCGGTCGCCTCTTACGCCGAAAGCGTGCTGAAGGAGCCGTGGCTGATCATCCTGGCGATGAACCTGATCATGCTGGTGGTGGGCATGTTCCTCGACCTGCCGGCGGCGATCCTGCTGCTGGGCCCCACCTTCGTCGCCGTCGGCGGCGCCATCGGCATGGACCCGATCCAGCTCGGCATCATGATGGCCGTCAATCTCAGCATCGGCCTGTTCACCCCGCCCATCGGCACCACCCTGTTCATCTCCGCCGCCATTTCCCGCGAGCCCATCGGCGCCATCGTGCGCGAGCTGTGGCCCTTCTATCTGGTGGCGCTGACGGTGCTGGGGCTGGTGTCCTACGTGCCGGCGACGATCCTGTACTGATCCGGCAGCACCTCTATCCAAGGACGTTCATACGATGACGACAGTCGGTTTCATCGGCCTCGGCTCCATGGGCATGCCGATGGCGCGCAATCTGCTGGCGAAGGGGTTCAAGGTCCGGGGCTTCGACGTGCGGACGGAGAGCGTCCGGGCGCTGGAAGGCGCGGGCGGAACGGGCGCCTCCAGTGCCGCCGCCGCGGCGGCGGGGGCGGATGCGCTGGTCCTGATGGTGGTGAATGCCGCCCAGGCCGACGCCGCCCTCTTCGCCGACGGCGCGCTGGAGGCCCTGCCGGCCGGCGCGTCGGTGATCCTGATGGCGACCTGCCCGCCGGGCGCGGTCGCCGCCCTGGCGGAGCGGGTGGAGGCGGAGGGCCGCCGCTTCGTCGACGCTCCCGTCTCCGGCGGGGTGGTGGGCGCCGTCGCCGGCACGCTGTCGATCATGGCGGCGGCTCCGGCGGAGACGGTGGAGCGGGTGCGCCCGGTCCTGGCCGCCATGGGCGACAAGGTGTTCCATGTCGGCGGGACGCCGGGGCAGGGCGCCACGGTGAAGACCGTCAACCAGCTGCTGTGCGGCGTCCACATCGCCGTGGTGGCGGAGGCATTCGCGCTGGCCGCCAAGGTCGGCGTGGATCTGAAGGTCCTGCTGGAGATCATGAGCGGGTCGTCGGCATCGAGCTGGATGCTGAAGGACCGCGGTCCCCGCATGCTGGAGGCGGAGCCGGACATCACCAGCGCCGTCGACATCTTCGTCAAGGATCTCGGCATCGTGCTGGAGGCCGGGCGCGACGCCAAGGCGGCCCTGCCGCTGGCCGCCGTCGCCCACCAGATGTTCCTGGCGACCTCCGGGCGCGGCGAGGGGACGATGGACGACAGCCAGGTGATCCGCAGCTATCACGCGGTCAACGGTACGCCCCTGCCGCGCTGAACCAAAAGGGTCCGGGAGCCTCGTCTCAGGCTCCCGGCACCACCCAGGGCCGGGCCTCGGCGTCGGCCCGGTCGAAGGCGTCGATGGCATCCTGATGGCGCAGGGTCAGCGCCACGTCGTCCAGGCCTTCGACGAGACATTCCTTCTTGAACGGGTCGATGGCGAAGGACAGCGCCCGCCCGTCCGGGCCGGTCAGGGTCTGGGCCGGCAGGTCCACAATGACCTCGGCTCCCGGAGCCTCCTGCAATTGGCGGCGCAGCGCCGCCGCCGCATCCTCCGGCAGGATGATGGTGAGCAGGCCGTTCTTGGCGGCGTTGGCGGCGAAGATGTCGCCGAAGCTGGGGGCGACGACGCAGCGGAAGCCGCCGTCCACCAGCGCATAGACCGCCCCTTCCCGCGAGGATCCGCAGCCGAAATTGCGGTCGGTCACCAGGACGCGGGCGCCGGCATAGGCCGGGTCGTCCAGCGGGAAACCCGGCTTGCGCTCGTCATGGAACAGGAAGTTGCCGTAGCCGGCGCTACGCGGCTTCTTCAGGAAGCGGGCGGGCAGCAGCTGGTCGGTGTCGATGTTGGCGATGTCGAGCGGCACCGCCGGCGCGGTCAGCGTGACGAAGGGTTCCATTCTACGACGCTCCCAGCTTGCGGACATCGGTGAGCCGCCCGGTCGCGGCGGCGGCGGCGGCCATCGCCGGGCTCATCAGGTGGGTGCGGGCGTTCGGCCCCTGGCGGCCGGGGAAGTTGCGGTTGGTGGTAGAGGCGCAGCGCTCCCCCGCCGGAACGAGATCGCCGTTGATGCCCACGCACATGGAGCAGCCCGGCTCCCCCCATTCCAGACCGGCGTCGATGAACACGCGGTCCAACCCCTCCGCCTCGGCCTGCCGGCGGACCGGGACCGATCCCGGCACCACCAGACCCGGCACCACGGCGCGCCGGCCGCGCAGCACCGCGGCGGCGCCGCGCAGATCCTCCAAACGGGCGTTGGTGCAGGAGCCGATGAAGACGCGGTCGATCGCCACATCCTCCAGCGCCATGCCGGGGGCGAGGCCCATGTAATCCAGCATCTTGCGCATCTGGCCGGCACGCACCGGGTCGGCCTCGGCAGCGGGATCGGGAACCGCCGCCGTCACCGGAACCGCCGTCTCCGGGCTGGTGCCCCAGGTCACGGCCGGGGCGATGGCGGCGGCGTCCAGCGTCACCTCGCGGTCGAAGACGGCGCCCGCGTCGCTGGCCAGGGTCCGCCAATGCGCCACCGCCCGGTCGAGCAGCGCGCCCTTGGGCGCGTAATGCCGCCCCTCGATCCAGGCGAAGGTGGTGTCGTCGGGGGCGATCATGCCGGCCCGCGCGCCCGCCTCGATCGACATGTTGCAGACGGTCAGGCGGCCTTCCATCGACAGGGCGCGGATGGCGCTGCCGGCATACTCGATGACATGGCCGGCGGCACCGTCGGCGCCGATGGCGGCGATCACCGCCAGGATCAGATCCTTGGCCGTCACATGCGGCCCCAAAACCCCGTCCACGGTGATGCGCATGGTCCTGGGCCGGCGCTGCCACAGCGTCTGCGTCGCCAGCACATGCGACACCTCGGTCGCCCCGATGCCGAAGGCCAGCGCGCCGAAGGCGCCATGGGTGGAGGTGTGGCTGTCGCCGCAGACGATGGTCAGGCCGGGCAGGGTCAAGCCCTGTTCCGGCGCCAGCACATGGACGATGCCCTGCGCCGGATCGTGCAGGCCGAAATGGCGCAGGCCGTGGCGGCCGGCATTCGCCTCCAGCATCGTCACCATGTTGGCGATCTCGGGGTCGGCGATCGGCTTCGCCCGGCTGTGCGACGGCACGTAATGGTCGGCGACGGCGAAGGTCAGTTCCGGCCGGCGGACCTTGCGGCCGGCATGGTCGATCATGCCGAAGGCGTGGAAGGAGCCCTCGTGCAGGAAATGACGGTCGATGGCGAGCAGGGCCTGACCGTCGGGCCGGGTCGCCACGACATGGGCGTCCCAGACCTTCTCGAACAGGCTGCGTGGCTGCGATGTCATCGGCTGGTTTCCTCCCTTGCGGCGCTTGCGGCGGCTGAACCGGCGATGCGCCCGAGCGCCACCGCGGTCAGCAGGCCGTTGCCGGACAGATAGCCGGACGCCTTGGATCCCGAGACGCCGCAGGCGGCGCCGCCGGCGGCATAGAGGTTGGGCAGCGGCGCGCCGCTGCCGTCCAGAACGCGCGCGTCGTCATCGACGACCAGCCCGCCCTGGGTGTGGAACAGGGCGCCGGTGACGCGGACGGCGCGGTAGGGCGGCGCCAGCGGGGCCGAACCGGCGAAGCTGCGGCCGAAGCCGTCGCTTCCGCCCTCCGTCTTCAGCCGGTCGGTGTCGGCCAGCGTGGCGGCGAGGGCGTCGGCGTCGATCCTCATCTGCCGGGCAAGTTCCGCGGGGGTGTCGGCGGTCAGCACCGCGCCCATCGCCTCGGCCTGCCGGAAATCCTCGAACTGGCGGGCGATGGCGGCGATCCGTTCGTCGAACACGGTCCAGGCGATGCCGTCGGGCTGGC
Above is a genomic segment from Azospirillum ramasamyi containing:
- the leuC gene encoding 3-isopropylmalate dehydratase large subunit, translating into MTSQPRSLFEKVWDAHVVATRPDGQALLAIDRHFLHEGSFHAFGMIDHAGRKVRRPELTFAVADHYVPSHSRAKPIADPEIANMVTMLEANAGRHGLRHFGLHDPAQGIVHVLAPEQGLTLPGLTIVCGDSHTSTHGAFGALAFGIGATEVSHVLATQTLWQRRPRTMRITVDGVLGPHVTAKDLILAVIAAIGADGAAGHVIEYAGSAIRALSMEGRLTVCNMSIEAGARAGMIAPDDTTFAWIEGRHYAPKGALLDRAVAHWRTLASDAGAVFDREVTLDAAAIAPAVTWGTSPETAVPVTAAVPDPAAEADPVRAGQMRKMLDYMGLAPGMALEDVAIDRVFIGSCTNARLEDLRGAAAVLRGRRAVVPGLVVPGSVPVRRQAEAEGLDRVFIDAGLEWGEPGCSMCVGINGDLVPAGERCASTTNRNFPGRQGPNARTHLMSPAMAAAAAATGRLTDVRKLGAS
- a CDS encoding NAD(P)-dependent oxidoreductase, encoding MTTVGFIGLGSMGMPMARNLLAKGFKVRGFDVRTESVRALEGAGGTGASSAAAAAAGADALVLMVVNAAQADAALFADGALEALPAGASVILMATCPPGAVAALAERVEAEGRRFVDAPVSGGVVGAVAGTLSIMAAAPAETVERVRPVLAAMGDKVFHVGGTPGQGATVKTVNQLLCGVHIAVVAEAFALAAKVGVDLKVLLEIMSGSSASSWMLKDRGPRMLEAEPDITSAVDIFVKDLGIVLEAGRDAKAALPLAAVAHQMFLATSGRGEGTMDDSQVIRSYHAVNGTPLPR
- a CDS encoding TRAP transporter large permease, producing MTVVMVAVFAVLLLLSFPVGYALVISSGAAVMTMGSVPSVIAVIKLFQPTQSFPLLAIPFFILSGALMMSGTLGQKLVRFAAALVGRFHGGLAQVTVVGSTIFGGVSGSAVAEASALGSMLIPWQKREGYPAAFGAAATASSSVIAGLIPPSIPLILYAAVSNASIASLFLAGILPGLMLAGGMMVVCYVSGRMRNFPLLKSEGGLRALGMATVTALPALLMPAFILVLLRFGIATPTEVSVIAVAYALLVSVLIYRDLTVKRIYAALLATVVTTGVVMLVIAASNLVGYVLITEAIPNAVASYAESVLKEPWLIILAMNLIMLVVGMFLDLPAAILLLGPTFVAVGGAIGMDPIQLGIMMAVNLSIGLFTPPIGTTLFISAAISREPIGAIVRELWPFYLVALTVLGLVSYVPATILY
- a CDS encoding TRAP transporter small permease — protein: MAVSHDREHGVAGFPATLLQAADAAIFVAAAAVSILSLVVLFLSLGGEVVVRYLTTQGMGWPSEMPNLLFPWLVMGGVVVAAQKGAHISVTLLLDMLPRRASRALLLAMQLLVAATFFYLAYIGLAVIEITGSEVYPVTGVSARWAYLALIAGFVGVGLTAVTTFLRLLITEDPRSVRAHVSEEEL
- the leuD gene encoding 3-isopropylmalate dehydratase small subunit yields the protein MEPFVTLTAPAVPLDIANIDTDQLLPARFLKKPRSAGYGNFLFHDERKPGFPLDDPAYAGARVLVTDRNFGCGSSREGAVYALVDGGFRCVVAPSFGDIFAANAAKNGLLTIILPEDAAAALRRQLQEAPGAEVIVDLPAQTLTGPDGRALSFAIDPFKKECLVEGLDDVALTLRHQDAIDAFDRADAEARPWVVPGA
- a CDS encoding TRAP transporter substrate-binding protein, with amino-acid sequence MKKLLLSLMVGTALVASPAAWAQQVLRLAHNAAPGNPKAEASLKFAELVAQKTDGRVKVEVGGSAQYGDDVEALTSMRLGTLAFSANSQGTTSGVVPEYAVLGLPFLFQSLPQAWKVLDGPVAKKLDDASKTKGLVLLAMWDNGIRHTSNNVHPIAKPEDLAGVKIRTPPDPMTVDIFKALGANPTPLAFSELYIALQQGVVDGQENPLMNIHSSKLFEVQKYISLTGHKYEATPLLASKMVFDTLSKADQKAVLEAAAEAGKLNREMSAKADQELRSKMEDAGVKFNTVDPAPFVAKTKPVYDKWEKQFPELVALVRKEAAAGAAP